The Meles meles chromosome 6, mMelMel3.1 paternal haplotype, whole genome shotgun sequence DNA segment CATGAAGTCCTTCTTAGCTGCAAGCAGGAGacacagaagagggagaggatggCAGATGCCATGCTCCTGGccatgagcagggaggaaggggcccgagccaaggaacacaggcaggcTCGAGGATCCGGAAAGAGAAAAATACGAAAGGATTCTCCCcctggagcttccagaaggagTACAGAAACTGGATACACTTCGCTAGCAATCAGGGAAAGGTGAACTCCAACAGCCGGGCCACACTGCCTCACACTGGCGTAGGCGCAGACACAGGGGACTAGGGGGACCGGGAGTGGATGCCCTGCCCTGTGGGGAGGGCCGGCTGGATCCGAAAGGAGTTTTGGAGCCCCAGAAGTAGCACGGGAAGCTGCACAGGCTCATGCCTATGACTCAGGGAAGCCCCCTTGAGCCCCATAGCCCGCAGTGGGGCTGGTCCTCGGAGATGGCCCCAGCCATGAACCAGTCCCGCTGTGGACCCCTCCCACTCTGGCTCTGGGCCAGCCTGTCACTGCGGTGATCACCAAAAAGGACAGTGTGGGCATCTGCATCCTGGCCTGAGGAAGGCCTGGCAGCTTCTGCTTTCACGATTTGGGAGTCTAGAGATATGTCAGAAGGGGCAGGAGACCCTGCGGGAAAGGGACAGAGGCCTGGCGATCCCCATGTCTTCTGAACATCCCGCACCAGCCACTATCTGACTGCGGGATGGACGCTACGCAGGACCAGAAGGAAGACCGCCAAGCTCAGCCCAGCTGACCCCCGGAAGCAGAGAGACAATAAAATGGTCATTTCACTCCATGTTCTGGGTGATCCGCTGGGCAGCCTTAGGAAAGGAAAGCGCCTGGATTGGGGGTCCCCAGGGGCACAGGAAGGTCCCCTTCCCAGTGAAGCACTGTCATGGCATGTGGGGGCAGGTGAATCGCGGAGCCGTGGACCCCTTCCCACCGCCGGAATGAATGGACTAGATCTACAGGGCTCACGAGGGTCACACCCCAGAAACACGGGGCAGATCATCTGGGTGACCCCATTTGTAGGAGATCTCGGACGAGGTCAATCCAGATACAGAAAGCAGATTGGCGGTTGCTGGAGGGGGACCCGGGAATGACGGCTTATGGGTATGGGGCCTCCTTTCGGGGGCAATGAAAATGTTCCGGAACTAGACAGAGGTGGTGTCTGCCTAGCCTGGTCCCGCATGAGGGTGCACTCTAAAAAAGTTGAttttaggacacctgggtggctcagttggttaagcagctcccctcagcttgggtcatgatcccagggtcccgggatagagccctgctactgtacctacttgtgctctctatctctgtgtcaaataaataaacaaaatcttttttagaaagaaagagtggaaagaaagaaggaagggagcgCGGTGAGGACCATGTTGCTTCCGAACATCCTGCTCACCGGTACACCAGGGGTTGGAAAAACCACGCTAGGCAAAGAACTTGCATCAAGATCAGGACTGAAATACATTAATGTGGGTGATTTAGCTCGAGAAGTCTGATCAACGGATATCATGGAGTCTGGCAAGATGGCTTCTCCCAAGAGCATGCCGAAAGATGCACAGATGATGGCACAAATCCTGAAGGATATGGGGATTACAGAATATGAGCCAAGAGTTATAAATCAGATGTTGGAGTTTGCCTTCCGATATGTGACCACAATTCTAGATGATGCAAAAATGTATTCCAGCCATGCTAAGAAAGCTACTGTTGATGCAGATGATGTGCGATTGGCTATCCAGTGTCGTGCTGATCAGTCTTTTACATCTCCTCCCCCAAGAGATTTTTTATTAGATATTGCAAGGCAAAGAAATCAAACTCCTTTGCCATTAATCAAGCCATATTCAGGCCCCAGGTTGCCACCTGATAGATACTGCTTGACCGCTCCAAACTATAGACTTAAGTCTTTACAAAAAAAGGCATCTACCTCTGCGGGAAGAATAACAGTTCCACGGTTAAGTGTTGGTTCAGTTACTAGCAGACCAAGTACTCCTACTCTTGGCACACCAACCCCACAGACCATGTCTGTGTCAACTAAAGTAGGAACTCCAATGTCCCTCACAGGGCAAAGGTTTACAGTACAGATGCCCACTTCACAGTCCCCAACTGTAAAAGCATCAATTCCTGCAACATCCGCAGTTCAGAATGTTCTGATTAATCCATCGTTAATTGGGTCCAAAAACATTCTTATTACCACTAACATGGTGTCATCACAAAATACTGCCAATGAATCATCAAATGCAATGAAAAGAAAAcgagaagatgatgatgatgatgatgatgatgacgatgatgactATGATAATTTGTAATCCAGCCTTGATGCTTGTAACATGTATACTTGGTCTTGAATCCATTGTACTAGATTAAACATGCATGCTGGGTATTTTCAAGTTGTGTTGTAGAAAACTTAAATGCTATTTAATGAGTAAACATGGTTATCCTTTCCGATTGAGATGTTGGGTT contains these protein-coding regions:
- the LOC123944170 gene encoding transcription initiation factor TFIID subunit 9-like, with translation MESGKMASPKSMPKDAQMMAQILKDMGITEYEPRVINQMLEFAFRYVTTILDDAKMYSSHAKKATVDADDVRLAIQCRADQSFTSPPPRDFLLDIARQRNQTPLPLIKPYSGPRLPPDRYCLTAPNYRLKSLQKKASTSAGRITVPRLSVGSVTSRPSTPTLGTPTPQTMSVSTKVGTPMSLTGQRFTVQMPTSQSPTVKASIPATSAVQNVLINPSLIGSKNILITTNMVSSQNTANESSNAMKRKREDDDDDDDDDDDDYDNL